One Apteryx mantelli isolate bAptMan1 chromosome 2, bAptMan1.hap1, whole genome shotgun sequence genomic window, TCCTAGAAAACGGAGCTGAAAGGGACCCACGGGATCATCTAGCCCACAGCCTCGCTATGTGGGAGAGTCAGCAGAACTTGTCACACACAGATAACCATCTAACCTGTTCCTGAAGACCTCTACAAGGAGAATTGCCCACCCTCCACAGGCAATGGGTACTTGTGTTTCTTTCTCCTTACAATTCGAAAGTATTTCCCAATGTCTCTACGAACTGTCCCTTTGGGCAACTGACTTTCgtcatttttttttgtcttctgtgcCACGATAGGCCCCCAGAATGATTGTTCCCTCCCTTTTTGGAGAAGCCTTTTACATCCTTGGAGACTATTCTCATGTCTCCCTCGGGCTTCAGTTCTCCAAATTCCTTTCATCCGTGTCTCAAAGGCCACGTCTTCTGGATCTCTGGTCCTTCTTGTTGTGGCCCCCCTGGACCTTCTCCAACGGGCTGTGTCTCTCCTGAAGTGGCAtgccccaaactggatgcagtctTGTAAAACCGTGTCTATCCCTTGCGCTAGCTAATAGACACTAACAGAGCTGAAACAGCTTTAGCTACTTTTCTAAGTGCCGTAGGCTGAAGTTCAGAAAATACCTAATTTACCTATGTATGCTATTTAATATTCTTTTGTCATCACAGTTAACGTTCCCCAGGCTGAGATCGTAGTAACTTATTTATTTCGGTAGATATCTGCTTGTAGTTGACATTTTTAAAgactcattaaaaaagaaaaacagtaaaatcttTGGATTCTCAGCCTATTTTGTCAGCAGCCTTCCTCCTCTGGGTCCAGACCAACACTCCCTTGCTCGTTCTCCTGCTGATGTGGTGTTTTGTTGTCACTCCTAATGATGCTTGCTATTTCCATCTCAATTTGTGCCTTGGCCTTTCTGATTTTGTCCCCACATGCTTACGCTACTTTTATAATTGCCCTTAGTAATTGGACCTAGTTCCCACTTTCGGTAAACTTTCTTCTTGAGTCTGCGGTCAGTGAAGAACTTGTGATGTAGCCAAGCTGGTTCCTACCACACTTCCTATTGGGATAGCTTGTATTTGTGGTGTTTGTATCATTTCTCTGAAGAACTGCCAGCTTCCTTAACTCCTTTCACCTTTAAACGTGCCTCCCATGAGATCTTACTTACCAGTTCCCGGAGTTTCTCAGTCTGCCCTCCTAGGGTCTTTtgtctgtattttccttttcttccgcACCCCTTCGTAAGGGTCGTGACCTTGGTCACTCAATGCTTATTCTTGGCCGAATTGCCTCCCATCTTTAAGTTTCAAATCAGTCTCTCTTTCCCCGGTTCCAGCCAAATTGGAGGCATTTTGCTCCGCTTTGCATTGTCCCCCGGGAGGTCGCCACCGTCGCTTCCCAACAGCTTGCTGGACAGTCCCGGGCCCTGCTCTGTTCGTTTCCCGAGGGAACCAGCTAAGCAAGCTCACGTGCCGGccaacatgataaaaaaaaacaGCGAGGAAACAAGGGCTGTCGTGGTTAAAGCTGTCCCCAGAGTTTCACTAGCATCAGCAAACGCACAGCTGTTCTTTCCCACACTGAGCATTTTGCAGTTTACCGGGGCTAAGAGGATTTTGCTTTTCTCCTGCCTTTAAATCCAACGCAGAGCCAGTTTAACGCTGCGTTCGCTCCCCGTTACAGGGAGCCTGAGAATTACGGAGTGATTGGTACATCCCTTGGCTAAACGCTGCGCTCCAAATGCTCTCTGGCTGCGCAAATGCCAGGTAAGGCTCCCCTGAGAGCCACGCGAGCCCGCGATGGCAGGAGGACACTGACGTTGGCGCGCGAGCTCCCGCGGACTCCCCGCGCTGCCCCACGCCATGCGTCTCCTCCTGAAAGCACCTGGCCGTCCACCTTTGGTCACCGTGAAACACTGCTCCTGGCCTCCTctcctggtggtggtggtggtggtggtggtggtaggcACCTAGCGGTGGCCCAGCCTGGTCAGGAGGGCTCCGGGATAGTCCTACAAGCCTGACCCTACGCATCTGGGGATCCTGGGAAGCAGGAAGGCTGGAGGTGAGAGGTGGGCCAGCAAGCGTGGCCTTCATCTGACCACGTGTAGACATCTGCAATCGGAGCACGTCTGGGCTCCGGCTGCAGCTGAGGGCACCCGGACCATACGGTGGTGGAGGCCAGGACCTAATTCAGCTAAAATGGGATTGCCCCCCCAAAAGCACCCATTTCACCCCACTGGGATCCTGAGGCTCGCGGGAGACAGATGCGCTGGGAAGATCCCGGGCTAGGTGGGATGGATCCCATCCCGTGCCGCCGTACGGGGCCAAGCCCAGAGGCTGAGCCCACCCTGGGCTGCGGAAGCTGCTGGCAGCCCGGTGCCAGAAGGTGACCCAGCGCCGGCCACCTGCGACGGGCACCATCCGTGGCCACGTCTTCCAAATATCCCTTAAAGAGGGAGCGAAATGCCCCGGTTCGGTAGTCCCAGGGCGGACACTGCGAGCCGGGACCGGCCACGAGGGGAGGAAACGGAGCCGGGTGCGTTCGAACGGGCAGGATCGCCCcacggaaggggggggggggagagaaggcgttaatagaaacaaataaataaatcgcCAGCCCCGAATTCCCAGGAAAAAGCCTGCGTTCACTCCTGGGAAGGACGGACAAAACGGTGGGTCGGAAGGGAGCAGCGCCGCGGCGCCGAGGGCTGCGAGCGCAGGCAGGTCCCGGCGGTGCTGCCGCGGCTCCGACCCCATTCCCTTGCCTTCCCTCTTGCTCCCGCCACTGTCCCACCGGGAGAACGGGAGGCTCCGGGCCGTTTTGTCGCGGGCTGGCGAGGAAGAAAGGCTCCTTGTGCCGGGGATCGCGGCGCTAATCCCGTTACGTGCCGGCGAGAGAAAAGAGGCCGCCGGAGCGAGCGGGGCGAACCCGCTTCCCGTGCCAATTCCCGTCCCTCCGGCCCCTTCGCCCTGTGCCAGCCCTCGCCCGGCCACAAAAGGCGGCCTCCCCTCCCGGCAAACTAACGGAGCATTTAAATTTAATAGCATTTAAAAGTGATCGGCCGTCCGAGGAAAGCCCGGGCGCTGCACGGCCGATGCCTTCGCGGAGCCCGCGAAATCGGTCCAGGCTCTCGGAAAGCTTCCCGCGACCGGGCAGCAAAGCCGGGACAAGGCTGCTCTGTCCGagcgagacaccagcaaatatgCACCCGGGTATTTTGTTTTTTCCGCCCCGGAAAAAGAAGGTTTCATCCCTCCCCGAGCTGCCGCTCTTGCTCCTAGTGGCCCCGGAGAGCTTTCCTGCCTGCATCCCTAACGGTGTGCTCGGAAGCGTATGCTGCATCAtcgcttccttccctccctcccgagAAACCTTCGGTTTTGGCTGGCGGGTGAATTTTTTTCCGGAAGAAACGGGCAGGCAGGTTCCCTCCGCCATAAGCATcccgggatggggacggggatggggaccgGCCACCCGCGGGAGCGCGCGGGAAGCGGGGACCGAAGGCCGCGGCGGGAGATCGCAGGCACCGGCAAGAggcttaacttaaaaaaaaaaaaagaaaagaaaaaaaaagttttatttccagatctccctttttttttcttttttttggtcccttttttttctttttttttctcacctgTATTTCAAAAAAAGTGGGGTAAAAGTACAAAAAAAGTCAGTCGCGTGACAGCCAAGGTTTAGAAATCACAGCCTCGAACTAACCCGAGCGGGATACACAGAGCACGGAGCGCCGCATCCCGGCCGGAGACCGCTGCCGGCCTCCGGCCTCGCGcggcttgcggggggggggggcactttgctttgctttttttttcctttttttctcgtTTTTCTCTGTACAAAACACACCAAAgcatgccggggggggggggggaagcgataGCGAACggggatggacggacggacggacggacggacgagCGGCGGCGCTACGCCGGGTGGTTGGGCAGGCTGTTGGCCCCGGCGCCGTCCTGGCGCTTGGGCGAGGGGGAGCCGGGCACGCCGaaggcttcctcctcctcctcctcctcctcctcctcttcctccttctcctccttcccgcAGGACTGCAGCGAGTCCCGCGGCTTGGGGCCGGCGCCGGGCTCGTCCTGCGGATACGGGGAGGCAGCTCAGGAGCCCGGAGGTGCTGCCGGCGATTCCCGCGGCGTCCCGCTCTGCCAGCGGGAATTCCCGCGCCGCCCTGCTCCGCTGGCGGCGATTCCCGCGCCTCCCCGCTCCACCGATGGGAATTCCCACACCGCCCCGCTCCGCCGACGGGGACCCCGTCCGCCTCGGACCCCTGGGGACGAGACCCACCGGAGCCTCCCGGGGGCGGCATGGGGACGGGATGACACGAAGCCGACGCGGATAACGTTATCCCAGAAAGCCGAGGCGGGGGCACGGATGGGGgacgggagccggggggggaccACGCGGGGGCCTTACGTTGGGGTGCGAGCCCTCGGCGATGGTGGACAGGGAGAAGTTGTCGTTGGGGAGCTCGGACGGGCTGCGGTATCTGCCGGAGGAGAGCGCGGGGATGAGCGCGGGGACGAGCGCGGggctccccgtccccgtccccgtccccgtcggTCCCCAACCCTGCCCGCCGCCGGGGACGGCCGCGGCGCTGCTCACTTGGTCTTGCGCAGTTGGCTGTTCTCCGTCTTGAGCAGGTAGAGCTTCTTGGCGAAGAAGACGGTGAGcatgaagagcagcagcagcaccagggcggCCGAGCCCACGGCCACGCACAGCACCTGGAAGTCGGTGACGACGGCCTCGCAGCGCCGGCCCTTGTGCCACGTGTAGGCCTGCGTGTTGCACCTGCGGGGCACGGGGGCGGAGAGGacggggggacggacggacggcgcgaggggggggggctgcgagggTGGACGGGGCGCCCGCGGTGCGATCCCGGAGCCGGGTGGGTTTCCGGGGCGGTTGGCGGCTGTGCCGTGCCGGGGATGCAGCCGTGGGGCCGGCCGGCGAGGGGTGGTTGCCTCCGGGCGGCGTGGGTCCCGTGTCCCACCGCGTCCCGctcgccgccggctcccgcgggaCCATCGCGGCACACCCCGACCCGTGCAGCACGGCCGGCACACCCCAAACTGTGCGACGCAATCAGCACGCGCTGAACTGTGCAACGCCGCTGGCACACCCGGCACCCACGCAACGCGACCGTCGCGCCCCAAACTGTGCAAGACAACCATCGTGACTCAACCCGTGCAATGCAACAGGTGCCCCAACCGGTGCAACGCAACCACCGCGCCTCAACCCATGCAACGCAACCATCACGCCTCAACCTGTGCAACACAACCATGGCACCTCAACACATGCAACACAACCATCACACCCCAAACTGTGCAAGACAACCATTGTGACTCAACCCGTGCAATGCAACAGGTGCCCCAACCGGTGCAACACAACCATCGCACCTCAACCTGTGCAATGCAACTGTCACACCCCAAACTGCAATACAACCATTGCGCCTCAACCCGTGCAACACAACCATCGCGCCTCAACCCCGTGCAACGCAACCATCATGCCTCAATCTGTGCAACGCAACCATCGCGCCTCAACCCCGTGCAACGCAACCATCGCGCTTCAACTCATGCAACGCAACCATCATGCCTCAATCTGTGCAATGCAACCATCACACCTCAACACGTGCAACACAACCATCGCGCTTCAACTCATGCAACACAACCATCATGCCTCAATCTGTGCAATGCAACCATTGCGCCTCAACCCCATGCAATGCAACCATCGCACCGCAACCCGTGCAACGCAACCATCGCGCCTCAACCCCGTGCAACGCAACCATCATGCCTCAATCTGTGCAACGCAACCATCACACCTCAACCTGTGCAACGCAACCATCACGCTTCAACTCGTGCAACACAACCATCATGCCTCAATCTGTGCAACGCAACCATCGCACCGCAACCCGTGCAACGCAACCATCATGCCTCAATCTGTGCAACGCAACCATCGCGCCTCAACCCGTGCAATGCAACCATCACACCTCGACCCATGCAATGCAACCATCACGCCTCAACCTGTGCAATGCAACTGTCACACCCCAAACTGCAACTCAACCATCGCGCCTCAACCCCGTGCAATGCAACCATCGCGCCTCAATCTGTGCAACGCAACCATCGTGCCTCAACCCGTGCAGCACAACCTTTGCATCTCAACTCGTGCAACGCAACAATCATGCCTCAGCCCGTGCAACACAACCATCACACCTCAACCCATGCAATGCAACCATCATGCCTCAAACCTTGCAACACAAACCATTGCGCCTCCCCGTACAACACAACCATTGCGCCTTGACCCGTGCAACGCAACCATTGCACCTTGACCCATACAATGCAACCATCACACCTCAACTCATGCAACGCAACCATCGTGCCTCAACCCATGCAACACAACCATCATGCCCCAAATTGTGCAACGCAACCATCACACCTCAACCCGTGCAACACAGCCAGCACACCCTGCTCTGGTTCCTTGGTGGCCGCGGTGCCctccctgtccccatgcccacgctgacacagggctttgccagcctGGGCGgggggagcagctgcagccaccACGTGCCACAAGGCCACCACGTCCCCGCCGGCGCTCACCTGCAGAAGGCCCCGTGGCTCTCCACCACGTAGCACTGGCCGCCGTTGTGGCAGTAGCTGGGGACGAGGTCGCACACGGAGCGGCAGGAGCCGTTGTGCCGCACGTAGCCGCTGCGGCACTCGGTGCCGTTCTCCAGGCCCGGCACGGCCGCCGGCACCGGCGCAGCCTGCTCGGGGCCCCCCAGGACcacggcgggcggcagcggggccgcgtcGTGGCGCCCCGTGGGTCGGGGCTCCTGCCCCACAGTGGGgacgccgggcccggccggggtgGGCGCCCGCAGGCCGTTCTCGTCCTCCAGCCCCCCAGCCTCTTCGtcgtcctcctcttcctcctcctcttcctcctcctcctcgtccagGTCGTCCTCCTCGCCCTCCTCGTCGCCGTCGGTGTAGAAGGAGGTGGTGGGGTAGAAATCGGCCTCGTCGAAGGGCGTGAAGTCGTCGTAGAGCTCGTGCAGGGCCCACGGCgtggccgcgccgcccgccgccccctcgccccccTCGAACAGCTCGTAGTAGTCGGCGTCGAGGATTTCGGCGACCGTCTGGCCGGCGGGCGGCTCGGCCGTGGCTCCGGGCGCCTCGGTGCGCAGCCGGGCCGGGTCGCTGCGGCCACGAGCCCCCTGTGCCGGAGCCGGGCTGGATGCGGCCGGCCACAGCTCCAGGGGTTCCCAGTCCCGGGTCGGCTCCGCGGTGGGGGCACCGGACGCGGGGGGCCGCCGCGACGCCTGGTCCCCGGCCGCCGGCAGCAGCTCCGAGTCGGTGctcagccccgcggggccgggcggcggggacggCTCGCCGCTGCCGGCCTCCTCCGGgccggcgtggggcagcggggctggcgtggggccggggggcagcgcgtCGGCGCCGTCCCCCTCGCCGACGCAGCCGAAACACGGCGCGGCctcggcgctgccgcccggccccgcgggaaaCGGCGGCGCCGCTTTTCCCGCGCCCGGGAGGACGctcgccgccggcgccggcgATGCCACCGGGTCTCCGCCGGCGGTGGCACCGGGGGGCTCTAGCTGGGGGGCCGTCGGGGTGGCGCTGGCCGCCGGCTGCCCTCCGGTCCTCGTGCCGTTGGCGGCGGCCTCCGGGGCCTCGCCGCTGCCGAGGGCCTGCCGCGGGCTGCCgctcgccgccgctgccgcccagccccggccctcGGCCTCGCTGGCGTTTCGGGGGGCCCACGTGGGCGCTGCAGGTGCCCAAGGAGAGAAGGAGGCGTCAGGaggggccccgcgccccggcggttCCCGTGCTGGAGGTTCCGGCGCCTCCGCGTGCCGCGGGAGCCCGTCCCAGCCCCGGGCGCAGCCGGCTCGCTGCCTTCCCGGCCGGTGCCCGCTGCCGGCATCCCGGCTGCTGCCTTGCACCCGGCAGGCCGGACCCACGCGGGAAAGCGCCTGCGGGATCCCCACCCGGACCCCcacccgcggcccccggcgcccgtCCCAGCCCGACCTTCGCGCCCTCGCCCGGAGCCCACGGGAaacccccggcgcggcccccggcacCGCGCGACACGTGTCAGCCCCCGCCGTCACACCGCGACTCCGCAACACCCCGCCgaggcgcagccccccccccgcaagcCAAACTGGGCCCCCCAGGCCGGGACCCCTGCAAAGGGATCCAGCCCCACTGCAAGGAGATCCAGCCCCCTTGCAAAGGGATCCAGCCCCCCCTGCAAGGGCAACTGACCTCTCCAGCCCTTGCAAATAGGATCCAGCCCCCCCTGCAAAAGGATCCAAACCCTTGCAATGGGATCCAGCCCCCCCCTGCAATGGGATCCAGCCCCCCCCTGCAATGGGATCCAGCCCCCCCCGCAATGGGATCCAGCCCTACCCCGGCCCCTGCAAAGGAATCCGgtcccccgccccggcccctgcAAGGGAATGCAGAGTCCTTCAGCCTCCCGCAAGGGGATCCAGCCCTCCTACAGGTGGatctccctccccgccgccggatCCAGCCCCGGCCAGGGGATCCCGGCccggttcccccccccttccccccccccccccccggttcgtaccgggcgcggcggcgccgaggGCGGCGAGCGCCAGGAGCAGGgcgagggcggcgcggggccggcgagcCGCGGGGGCCATGGCGGCATGGACCGaccctccggccccgccgccgccagcggcaccggcaccggcagcggcagcggcagcggcaccggcaccggcagcggctccgcccgcgccccgcgctcctgccgccgccgccgccgccgctgccgccgccgccgcgccggggggccgggccgggccgggggccgggctgagctgctccgcccgccccgccgccgcccgcagccccgcaccggcaccggcaccgggaacCGGGGACCGGGGACCGGGAATCCTGCCCGCACCCGCCGCCACCGGGAACCGAGAGCCCCCGCCGgaaccggcaccggcaccgggaacCGggagcccccgcccgcccccgtgGGAACTGGGAACCCAGCACCGGGAACCAGGAACCCCCACCCACCCCCGCCGGCACCAACACTGGGAACCAGGaaccccctcccgcccccgccgggaccagcaccagcaccggcacCAGGACCCCCCACCTGCCCCCGTGGGAACCGGGACCCCCCGCCACAACTGGCCCTGGCCCCGGGGGACCCCCGCCCGCCCCTCCTCCGGCCCTGGGATCCCCCTGGGCTCCGGGCGACCCACACCGAAatcctctgcagcactgggaccccccccagaccccccccagcaccgggGACCATCCCGGCATTGCCCACCGGGACCGGGGgacccatccccccccccccaaaccggcACCAGAATCACCCCGGCATccccggccggcgcggggggccccATCCCACGGGAGACCCATCCCGCCAGCACCGGGAGCCCTCACTGCCCCCCCCGGACGGAGCCTTGCTGGGGCCCCGGCCCAGCACCCCacgcgtggggctggggggctgcagcggggctgggggaTGGCAGGGTGCTGGGTGACAGCAGGATGCTGGGTGACAGCAAGGGTTCGGGTGACAGCAGGGTCCTGGCTGATGGCAGGACAGTGGGTGACAGCATGGTGATGGGTGACGGCATGGTGATGGATGACAGTGGGATTTTGGGTGACAGCAGGGTCCTGGCTGATGGCAGGACACTGGGTGACGGCATGGTGATGGGTGATGGCATGGTGATGGATGACAGTGGGATTTTGGGTGACAGCAGGGTCCTGGCTGATGGCAGGACAGTGGGTGACAGCATGGTGATGGGTGACGGCATGGTGATGGATGACAGTGGGATTTTGGGTGACAGCAAGGTCCTGGGTGATGGCAGGACACTGGGTGACAACATGCTGATGGGTGACAGCATGGTGATGGGTGACAGCAGGATTTTGGGTGACAACAAGGTCCTGGGCGATGGCAGGACACTGGATGACAGTGGCAGTTTGGGTGACGGCAGGACGCTGGGTGCAGCGGGAGCCGGGCTCTCAGCCGCGGGCTCCAGTGCCAGCCACATCCCTCCAAGCGGGACCGGAGCGGTGATGCCATAAATCCCTAGCGTCAAACCGGGTTATAGGAGCGAAACCGCCGAACGCCGCCGCGGCATCAATCACCCGCGTAACCGACCGAGCCGCCGGTGCAAGGCGAAACGCCGCCGCCGTTAAGCGAACGAAAGGAGAAGGCCGCGATGCTTCACGCCGACGCCGCTGCGCTGCAAACGTCACCCGGCCCCGCGCGTTCCCCAGAAACGCTTCTATTTCGAGGAACCGCCGCTTGCTCCGAGAAAGCTCCCGCTCGGCCAGGAGCCGGGCACCTGCGCGCTCCGGGGCGGCCACCAGTTTGCCGGGATTTCCGCGGTCCCCTCGCGTGCCAGCCCTGTTGCGGCGAGCGGACGGGCTcctccgctgccgccgccggcgaaCCCGGCTGCCTCCCTGCTCGGAGCGGAGCCGATGGGGCTGCACCTGCTTAATATTCCCGGCGCTTCTGGCCCTGAATGCGGCTGCCGAGCCGTTTCCAAGGGGACTGGCCGAGGGGCCCCCGGCAGGGCCTGGGAAAGGGGTTGAGAAGAGGCGGCTCCGGCATCCCCTGGTCCCGGCTGAGCCCCCTGATCCCCCTCCGGCTGGGCTTCCCGCGGCAGCTGTTGGCATCCCGCATCccgcccccagcagcagcagccggacGAAGgctgcgggagcgcggcggcaCCGCATCCTGGCCCAAAGCGTTGGGGCTTTTTAGGTGTTTGATGCTTTCCGGCGCCTGCAACGCGCCCTGGCCGCAGGAGGCACCAGCCACGTCTGTCCGTCGTGAGCTGCTCCAGGAGGCCACAggcccagacagacagacagatgcagCCACAGTGGAGCCTCTTCCATCATCCAGGAGCCTGTTGAGCcgccggcagcagccccagccctggaagCAGCTGTGCCGGCACCTGCTCGCCCCAAGCCGGGAGCACCGGACAGAGCTGCGGATCGCTCCTCCGCGCCAGGAAGGCGGCTGCCGGCGCCAGGATAAGCCGGCAGTGGCGACAGCGCCTGCTCCCAGGCCCCGCTCGAGAAACCGGCTTAAGCCCGGCGGTTTAGCGACGTCTTAGCAAAACGCCTCCCCGAAAGGCTTTTCGCCGTCAAGGTTTTACTTTTATTAGCGCTGGAACCGTGGGCGAATCGACGCGGCTCTCGGACAGCGGAGGCACCGCGTTACGCCAGGGCAAGAGGAGAGCAGCTCCGGCGGGCGGAGGAGCCGCCGCTCCCGGCATCTGAGGGCTGTGGGGCCGGGAGCCGAGCCGAGGCCTGTGCTACGCCGGGTTCGATGCCAGCGGGGACCGACGCTGGGAGGGACCGAGGGATTTACTTTAGATTTATCCCACGACATGCCGCTGCTCCGGCCCTGCTGGA contains:
- the CSPG5 gene encoding chondroitin sulfate proteoglycan 5, with protein sequence MAPAARRPRAALALLLALAALGAAAPAPTWAPRNASEAEGRGWAAAAASGSPRQALGSGEAPEAAANGTRTGGQPAASATPTAPQLEPPGATAGGDPVASPAPAASVLPGAGKAAPPFPAGPGGSAEAAPCFGCVGEGDGADALPPGPTPAPLPHAGPEEAGSGEPSPPPGPAGLSTDSELLPAAGDQASRRPPASGAPTAEPTRDWEPLELWPAASSPAPAQGARGRSDPARLRTEAPGATAEPPAGQTVAEILDADYYELFEGGEGAAGGAATPWALHELYDDFTPFDEADFYPTTSFYTDGDEEGEEDDLDEEEEEEEEEEEDDEEAGGLEDENGLRAPTPAGPGVPTVGQEPRPTGRHDAAPLPPAVVLGGPEQAAPVPAAVPGLENGTECRSGYVRHNGSCRSVCDLVPSYCHNGGQCYVVESHGAFCRCNTQAYTWHKGRRCEAVVTDFQVLCVAVGSAALVLLLLFMLTVFFAKKLYLLKTENSQLRKTKYRSPSELPNDNFSLSTIAEGSHPNDEPGAGPKPRDSLQSCGKEEKEEEEEEEEEEEEAFGVPGSPSPKRQDGAGANSLPNHPA